From Streptomyces sp. NBC_01754, a single genomic window includes:
- a CDS encoding ADP-ribosylglycohydrolase family protein, translated as MTADSASVSDRRFERALASLRGLSVGDALGSQFFVPANYPLLKERSLPAGPWQWTDDTEMACSVLAVLVAHERVDQDALVGSFARHHDVERGYGRAVDRLLRLVREGGDWRRLAAALFQGQGSWGNGSAMRIAPLGAWYADDPEQATHQAEISSYTTHQHREAVVGAMAVAAAAALAAAPGGPPTPEELLDGVVALVPRSAVGAGLRRARDMLDYRDAGTVAAVLGNGRRTSAHDTVPFALWSAARSLGDFEEAFWVTAQAGGDVDTTCAIVGGVLSAGAAGSPPDAWSARTEELPDWVPGAVARP; from the coding sequence ATGACCGCTGATTCCGCTTCTGTCTCCGACCGGCGCTTCGAACGTGCCCTGGCCAGCCTGCGTGGACTCTCCGTGGGAGATGCCCTCGGCTCTCAGTTCTTCGTTCCGGCCAACTACCCCCTGCTCAAGGAACGCTCTCTGCCGGCCGGACCGTGGCAGTGGACCGACGACACCGAGATGGCGTGCTCCGTACTCGCCGTGCTGGTCGCGCACGAGCGCGTCGACCAGGACGCCCTCGTCGGCTCGTTCGCCCGGCACCACGACGTCGAGCGAGGCTACGGACGCGCCGTCGACCGGCTGCTGCGGCTGGTCAGGGAGGGCGGCGACTGGCGGCGGCTGGCGGCCGCGCTCTTCCAGGGGCAGGGCTCCTGGGGCAACGGTTCCGCCATGCGCATCGCACCCCTGGGCGCCTGGTACGCGGACGACCCGGAACAGGCCACACACCAGGCCGAGATCTCCTCGTACACCACCCACCAGCACCGTGAAGCCGTCGTGGGCGCGATGGCGGTGGCGGCCGCCGCGGCCCTCGCCGCCGCCCCCGGGGGCCCGCCGACGCCGGAGGAACTGCTGGACGGGGTCGTGGCGCTGGTGCCGCGCAGCGCGGTCGGTGCGGGACTGCGCCGGGCGCGCGACATGCTCGACTACCGGGACGCGGGGACGGTCGCGGCGGTGCTCGGCAACGGGCGCCGCACGAGTGCGCACGACACCGTGCCGTTCGCCCTCTGGTCGGCCGCACGGAGCCTCGGTGACTTCGAGGAGGCCTTCTGGGTGACGGCGCAGGCCGGTGGCGATGTGGACACCACCTGCGCGATCGTCGGCGGAGTCCTCTCGGCGGGCGCGGCGGGTTCCCCTCCGGACGCATGGTCGGCCCGGACGGAGGAACTGCCGGACTGGGTTCCCGGGGCGGTCGCCCGACCCTGA
- a CDS encoding ribonuclease HII gives MPYEPPTHTVERSLRATSGAKTVAGVDEVGRGAWAGPVTVCAAVTGLRRPPEGLTDSKLMSPKRRAELAPLLETWVTAFGLGHASPREIDDLGMTAALRLAAVRALDALPVRPDAVILDGKHDYLGDPWKVRTVIKGDQSCVAVAAASVIAKVRRDTMMAELEADSGRYADFAFGSNAGYPSPVHQAALEEWGPTPHHRLSWSYLDALPKWQHLKKVRFSAEAAALESGGQLGFDF, from the coding sequence ATGCCGTACGAACCACCCACGCACACCGTCGAGCGCTCACTGCGCGCCACTTCCGGTGCCAAGACCGTCGCCGGTGTCGACGAGGTCGGACGCGGAGCGTGGGCGGGCCCCGTGACCGTGTGCGCGGCCGTCACCGGCCTCCGCCGACCCCCCGAGGGCCTCACCGACTCCAAGCTGATGAGTCCCAAGCGCCGTGCCGAACTCGCACCGCTGCTCGAGACCTGGGTCACCGCCTTCGGGCTGGGGCACGCCTCACCCCGGGAGATCGATGACCTCGGTATGACCGCCGCACTCCGGCTCGCGGCGGTCAGGGCCCTCGACGCGCTGCCCGTCCGGCCGGACGCGGTGATACTCGACGGTAAGCACGACTACCTCGGAGACCCGTGGAAGGTCCGCACGGTGATCAAGGGCGACCAGTCCTGCGTCGCCGTCGCCGCGGCCTCGGTCATCGCCAAGGTGCGCCGGGACACGATGATGGCCGAACTGGAAGCGGATTCGGGTCGGTACGCGGACTTCGCCTTCGGCTCGAACGCCGGTTATCCGTCACCGGTGCACCAGGCCGCGCTGGAGGAGTGGGGGCCCACGCCTCATCACCGCCTCAGCTGGTCCTATCTTGACGCGCTGCCCAAGTGGCAGCACCTGAAGAAGGTCCGTTTCTCCGCCGAGGCGGCCGCACTGGAAAGCGGGGGCCAGCTCGGCTTCGATTTCTGA